From one Pristis pectinata isolate sPriPec2 chromosome 12, sPriPec2.1.pri, whole genome shotgun sequence genomic stretch:
- the LOC127576409 gene encoding zinc finger protein 664-like, with the protein MAAEFTQETPRPRKRSGCSERAHSAGAQWSKPSECGKPSAGEGSVCGKRNRELFKSETLPLDLGESKSNLQRGSNKQRICLLESQTQHQQIHTGERPFSCSVCGKGFTQLSSLMRHQRVHTREKPFSCSTCAKGFTQLSNLRAHQRVHTRERPYTCSECGKRFTRPSHLLMHQRVHTGERPFICSTCDKGFTQSSDLLIHQQVHTVEKPYTCSECGKGFTHPSNLLRHQRVHTGERPYTCSECGKGFTRSSALLMHQRVHTGERPFICSTCGKGFTWLSSLMMHQRVHTGERPFSCSTCGKGFTRYAYLTQHQWLHTGEKPYTCSECGQGFTQSSHLQSHQRVHSGERPFSCSTCGMAFARSSDLVKHRRVHTGERPYTCSECGKGFTRSSCLLRHQRVHTGERPFICSECGKGFPCSSELLGHQRIHTVEKD; encoded by the exons ATGGCAGCCGAATTTACCCAAGAGACACCGCGGCCGAGAAAGCGCTCTGGCTGCAGTGAGCGAGCCCACAGCGCAGGTGCACAATGGAG caaaccCAGTGAGTGCGGGAAGCCCTCAGCAGGtgagggcagcgtctgtggaaagagaaacagggaacttttcaagtccgagacccttccgttagacctgggagagagcaaaagcaacttgcagagag gatccaacaagcagaggatttgtttatTGGAATCTCAAACGCAACATCAgcaaattcacactggggagaggccattctcctgctcagtgtgtgggaaaggattcactcagttatccagcctaatgagacaccagcgagttcacactagGGAGaagccattctcctgctcaacatgtgcgaaaggattcactcagttatccaacctGAGAGCGCATCAGCGGGTTCACACCAGGGAGAGACcatacacctgctctgagtgcgggaagagATTCACTCGGCCATCCCATTTGCTGatgcaccagagagttcacactggggagaggccgttcatctgctcgacGTGCGataagggattcactcagtcgtctgacctgctgatacaccagcaggttcacaccgtggagaagccgtacacctgctccgagtgtgggaagggattcactcatccatccaatttgctgagacaccagcgagttcacaccggagAGAGGCCATACACCTgttccgagtgcgggaagggcttCACTCGTTCATCCGCTTTGCTGatgcaccagagagttcacactggggagaggccgttcatctgctcaacgtgtgggaaaggattcacttggttatccagcctgatgatgcaccagcgagttcacacgggggagaggccgttctcctgctctacatgtgggaaaggattcactcggtATGCCTACTTGACACAACATCAGTGGCTTCACACCGGGGAAAAGCCATACACCTGCTCGGAGTGTGGGCAGGGATTCACACAGTCATCCCACTTGCAgtcacaccagcgagttcacagcggggagaggccgttctcctgctcaacgtgtgggatgGCGTTCGCCCGTTCATCTGATCTGGTGAAACACcggcgagttcacaccggggagaggccttACActtgctccgagtgcgggaagggattcactcggtcttCCTGTTtgctgagacaccagcgagttcacactggggagaggccattcatctgctctgagtgtgggaagggattccctTGCTCATCTGAGCTGCTGGgacaccagcgaattcacacagtggagaaagattaa